Proteins from a genomic interval of Streptococcus sp. D7B5:
- a CDS encoding Y-family DNA polymerase, translating to MGYFDYSREPKSDIAFVDMKSFYASVECVKRGLHPLKTSLCVMSRADNSTGLILASSPMFKKIFGKSNVGRAYDLPFDIKTRKFSYYNARKQGLPTDSDYVRYIEDWAQVTLIVPPRMDEYIAVNMEIQRIFQNYGSPEDIYPYSIDEGFIDLTSSLNYFIPDKSLSRRDKLDMLSARIQRDIWRQTGIYSTVGMSNANPLLAKLALDNEAKHTPTMRANWSYQDVEEKVWAIPKMTDFWGIGRRMEKRLHTLGIFSIRELATSNPDQLQKALGQAGLRLWFHANGIDESNVHKPYKAKSQGLGNSQILPRDYVKLRDIEIILREMAEQVAIRLRRAGKKTTLVSIYVGFSKQEVRPSIHTQMKVEPTNNTAVLTDHVLKLFHNKYTSGAVRSVGVNYSGFVDESFGLISLFDDVDKLEKEERLQTAIDAIREQFGFTSLLKANALEEASRSLARSKLIGGHSAGGLDGLK from the coding sequence ATGGGCTACTTTGATTATTCCAGAGAGCCCAAAAGTGACATTGCCTTTGTCGATATGAAATCTTTTTATGCCAGTGTTGAGTGTGTGAAAAGAGGCTTGCATCCGCTGAAGACCTCGCTTTGTGTCATGAGTCGCGCGGATAATTCTACTGGTCTTATCCTAGCTTCCTCTCCCATGTTCAAGAAGATTTTTGGTAAGTCCAATGTTGGCCGGGCCTATGATCTGCCTTTTGATATCAAAACGCGCAAATTTTCCTATTACAATGCTCGAAAGCAAGGCTTGCCTACTGACTCAGACTATGTTCGCTACATCGAAGATTGGGCTCAAGTGACTTTGATTGTGCCTCCTAGGATGGATGAGTACATAGCGGTCAATATGGAAATCCAGCGAATCTTTCAAAACTATGGTAGCCCGGAGGATATTTATCCCTACTCTATCGATGAGGGCTTTATCGATCTGACTAGTTCGCTCAACTACTTCATCCCAGACAAGAGTCTCTCTCGCAGAGACAAGCTGGATATGCTTTCTGCTCGTATACAGAGGGATATTTGGAGGCAGACAGGGATCTACTCTACAGTGGGTATGTCCAATGCCAATCCCTTACTGGCCAAGTTGGCTCTGGATAATGAGGCCAAGCACACTCCGACCATGAGGGCCAACTGGTCTTACCAGGATGTGGAAGAGAAGGTTTGGGCCATTCCCAAGATGACGGACTTTTGGGGGATTGGCAGGCGGATGGAGAAACGCTTGCATACTCTGGGGATTTTTTCCATCAGAGAATTGGCCACCAGTAATCCAGACCAGCTACAGAAAGCTCTCGGTCAGGCTGGCCTGCGTTTGTGGTTTCATGCTAACGGGATTGATGAGAGCAATGTTCATAAGCCCTATAAAGCCAAGTCTCAAGGGTTGGGGAATTCTCAAATCTTGCCGAGAGATTACGTGAAGCTACGGGATATCGAAATTATTCTCCGAGAAATGGCGGAGCAGGTAGCTATTAGGCTGAGAAGGGCGGGCAAGAAAACAACCCTTGTCTCTATCTATGTCGGTTTCTCTAAACAGGAGGTTAGGCCGTCTATTCATACACAAATGAAGGTCGAACCGACTAATAATACAGCTGTTTTAACAGACCACGTTTTGAAGTTATTTCATAATAAATACACTTCTGGAGCGGTCAGAAGTGTCGGAGTCAACTATTCAGGATTTGTGGACGAGTCCTTTGGCTTGATCTCCCTCTTTGATGATGTTGACAAGTTAGAAAAAGAAGAAAGGCTCCAGACGGCTATTGATGCCATTCGGGAACAATTTGGTTTTACCTCCCTCTTAAAGGCCAATGCACTGGAAGAAGCCTCTAGGAGTCTTGCCAGAAGCAAGCTGATTGGGGGGCATTCTGCTGGAGGATTAGATGGACTAAAATGA
- a CDS encoding XRE family transcriptional regulator: protein MYQPEKLKARRKELKLTQKEIAEELGISFQAYSAWERGIKEPSQEKVAQLENILKVAKGYFTQIEIVRLYNSLSKQGKDKVVLYARNLAQEEQTQKVTTMPERLYEYRVYERMSAGIGASVYDDQNFDTVYFNEELAHDFASWVSGDSMEPKYQNGSVALIRETGFDYDGAVYAVVCNNQTYIKRVYREEDGLRLVSINPKYKDIFISYEEDPRIVGIIVGNFVPMEG, encoded by the coding sequence ATGTACCAACCAGAAAAACTCAAGGCTCGGAGAAAAGAGTTAAAATTGACACAGAAGGAAATTGCAGAGGAATTAGGGATTAGTTTTCAGGCTTACTCGGCTTGGGAACGTGGGATTAAGGAACCATCCCAGGAGAAGGTTGCTCAGCTAGAGAACATTTTAAAGGTAGCAAAAGGCTATTTTACTCAGATCGAGATTGTTCGTCTCTACAATAGCCTCTCCAAGCAAGGGAAGGACAAGGTTGTGCTCTATGCTCGCAACTTAGCTCAAGAGGAACAAACTCAGAAGGTGACGACCATGCCAGAGCGCCTCTACGAGTATCGTGTCTATGAACGCATGTCAGCAGGGATCGGGGCTTCGGTCTATGATGACCAGAATTTTGATACGGTTTACTTTAACGAGGAGTTGGCCCATGATTTTGCATCTTGGGTATCTGGGGACTCTATGGAACCTAAATATCAAAATGGTTCGGTGGCTCTGATTCGGGAGACAGGATTTGACTATGATGGGGCAGTTTATGCAGTAGTTTGTAACAACCAGACCTATATTAAACGGGTCTATCGGGAGGAAGATGGCTTGCGTCTGGTATCGATCAATCCAAAATACAAGGACATTTTCATCTCCTATGAGGAAGATCCTCGGATTGTAGGGATTATTGTTGGGAACTTTGTGCCGATGGAGGGTTAG
- a CDS encoding alpha-L-fucosidase: MNRYLFEKGQTFSIRKLTVGVASVIVGLAFFASGTVRADETSPATTSNLDQQMKQVADIEETKAEPVKKEGRVETEKQETPAADTSSADLLPEEIQDRAYPDTPVKELDTTTIVDKKASPKVETKSILKDKEEAPKEAENGNRAIINGGQDLKHINYEGQPATAATMVYSTYNAGEQRYLVSGSGIFVAPNLILTVAHNFLEANKETGEGHIRGGKSAQFYYNVGSNSEKKNSLPSSGTTVLFREKDIHFWNKKEFGKGYKNDLALVEAPIPLPIASPNKAATFAPLAEHKKHQPGEAISTIGYPTDSSSKELKQPILAGQLYKADGTIRSVESYDDKGTTGITYQTTSVSGLSGGGIVDSQGKVLGVHQHGTVDNGVPEKDRFGGGLVLSPEQLKWVKDMIAKYGVKGWYQGDNGNRYYFTDEGRMLRNETAVIGSNEYSFNQDGIATLTKGVEYGRVVIQHEDEEGNPVKDNDTFIEQTAVDSPFDYNFKKEIEKTDFYQKNKDKYEIVSIDGVAVNKQLKDTWAEDHNVVSKAPAGTRVIKVVYKVNKGSFKVYYRQKGTTTELAEATVDNNDGQEYEVSFVNTFHAKDIAGYRPVKASLEARIQQKGVNEIVFEYEPIADTANPTTPTPPVAHPEDKETEIGNHGPLPSKAQLDYHKEELAAFIHYGMNTYTNSEWGNGKEDPRYFNPTNLDTDQWIRTLKETGFKRTIMVVKHHDGFVAYPSKYTNHTVAASPWKDGKGDLLEEVSKSASKYDMNMGVYLSPWDANHPKYHVATEKEYNQYYLNQLKEILGNPKYGNKGKFIEVWMDGARGSGAQKVTYTFDEWFKYIKEAEGDIAIFSAQPTSVRWIGNERGIAGDPVWHKVKRANITDDVKNEYLNHGDPDGDMYSVGEADVSIRSGWFYHDNQQPKSLKELMDIYFKSVGRGTPLLLNIPPNKEGKFADADVARLKEFKATLDQMYATDFAKGATVTASSTRQNHLYKESHLTDGTDDTSWALSNDATTGSFTVDLGQKRRFDVVELKEDIAKGQRISGFKIEVEINGRWVTYGEGSTVGYRRLIQGKPVEAQKIRVTITGAQATPILTNFSVYKTPSSIEKTDGYPLGLEYHSNTTADTAGTTWYNESEGVRGTSMWTNQKDAKVSYTFTGTKAYVVSTVDPGHGEMSVYVDGQKVADVQTKNTSRKRSQKVFETGDLAPGQHTITLVNKTGEPIATEGIYTLNNDSKGMFELESTNYEVEKGKPVTVKIKRVGGSKGAATVRFITEPGTGVHGKVYQDTTQDVTFEDGETEKTVTIPTIDFTEQADSVFDFKAKLTSVSDGALLGFATDATIQVMKAELLIKDQTSYDDQASQLDYSPGWNHETNSADKYQKTESWASFGRLTDEQKKKTTVTAYFYGTGLDIKGYVDPNHGIYKVFLDGKEVPYQDGMGNASTIDGKKYFSGHAAQRQGNQTLVSLKGLDENLHAVTLQLDPDRNDLSRNIGIQVDQFITRGEGSELYSKADIIQSISKWKDDLSNFDPAGLKNTATARQAFQANLEKLRNQLSTEAVDVQEVMLTVSALQDILSKDENYQRGQEEPTPDQPEQPEEPSKPEQPAEPKQPEIEYDKAMDSLTKAIEKKVAELGSNKEAKKKLLEIADQAIAAIQEAKTQEAVNQALETALEQINKLEAAQPEKPAQPEKPAQPEKPTQPETPAQPEKPTQPETPAQPEKPTQPENPVQPEKPAQPEKPAQPEQPTQPENPVQPEKPAQPEKPAQPEKPAQPEQPAQPETPAQPEKPVQPEKPAQPEKPTQPENPVQPEKPAQPEKPAQPEKPAQPEKPTQPEKPAQPEKPAQPEKPTQPEKPAQPEKPTQPETPAQPEKPITSSSPEEGVKDLVFTLPSLEIVNKIVPFKTIRRENPQLDKGKEQVLSEGKDGLLVEYVEVDGDNRKVLQTEATPAQDRVIEVGSKQSSVGTEAPPVVTLPEYVLPRETEKPAPAVTDNSSAKDEKAPVTATVKEDKERLLPATGEQEASAFLFLAAITSILSLLIFQKNFKD, encoded by the coding sequence ATGAATCGATACCTTTTTGAAAAAGGGCAAACATTTAGCATTCGGAAGTTGACTGTAGGTGTGGCGTCTGTTATCGTGGGACTGGCATTTTTTGCTTCTGGAACCGTGCGTGCAGACGAAACGTCTCCTGCCACAACATCCAATTTAGATCAGCAAATGAAACAAGTCGCAGATATAGAAGAGACCAAGGCTGAACCAGTCAAAAAAGAAGGCCGAGTAGAGACCGAAAAACAAGAAACACCTGCTGCCGATACCAGCAGTGCTGATTTGCTCCCTGAAGAAATTCAGGACCGTGCCTATCCAGACACACCTGTCAAAGAACTCGACACGACAACTATCGTTGACAAGAAAGCTAGTCCAAAAGTAGAAACCAAGAGCATTCTAAAGGATAAAGAAGAAGCACCAAAAGAAGCTGAGAACGGAAACCGTGCCATCATTAATGGTGGACAAGACCTCAAACACATCAACTACGAGGGGCAACCTGCTACTGCTGCCACTATGGTTTACAGCACTTACAATGCAGGGGAGCAACGTTACCTCGTTTCAGGATCTGGTATCTTTGTTGCACCTAATTTGATTCTTACCGTTGCTCATAACTTCCTAGAGGCCAATAAAGAAACTGGCGAAGGTCACATTCGTGGTGGAAAATCTGCCCAGTTCTACTATAACGTTGGTTCAAACAGCGAAAAGAAAAATTCACTTCCATCTTCTGGAACTACGGTTTTATTCAGAGAAAAGGACATCCATTTCTGGAACAAGAAGGAGTTTGGAAAAGGCTATAAGAACGACCTTGCTCTTGTAGAAGCTCCTATTCCTCTTCCGATTGCTAGTCCAAACAAAGCAGCAACCTTTGCGCCTTTAGCGGAGCACAAAAAACATCAGCCGGGAGAAGCCATCAGTACGATTGGCTACCCAACTGACTCAAGCTCAAAAGAGCTGAAACAGCCTATCCTAGCTGGCCAACTTTACAAGGCTGACGGGACTATCCGATCTGTTGAGTCCTATGATGATAAGGGAACAACCGGTATCACCTACCAAACCACTTCTGTATCTGGTTTGTCTGGTGGCGGGATTGTCGATAGCCAAGGAAAAGTTCTCGGTGTTCACCAACACGGAACCGTTGACAATGGTGTTCCTGAAAAGGATCGCTTTGGTGGCGGACTCGTCCTTTCACCTGAACAACTGAAATGGGTTAAGGACATGATTGCCAAATATGGTGTGAAAGGGTGGTACCAAGGAGATAACGGAAATCGTTACTACTTTACCGATGAGGGGCGTATGCTTCGGAACGAAACAGCTGTTATCGGAAGCAACGAATATTCCTTCAACCAAGATGGGATTGCTACCTTGACCAAGGGAGTTGAATACGGACGTGTGGTTATCCAACACGAAGACGAAGAAGGAAATCCTGTCAAAGATAATGATACTTTTATCGAACAGACAGCTGTTGATTCTCCATTTGACTATAATTTCAAAAAAGAAATTGAGAAGACGGACTTCTATCAGAAGAATAAAGACAAATATGAAATTGTGTCCATTGATGGCGTAGCGGTCAATAAACAGCTAAAAGATACATGGGCTGAAGATCACAATGTTGTCAGCAAAGCGCCTGCCGGTACACGTGTCATCAAGGTTGTCTATAAAGTCAACAAAGGCTCTTTCAAAGTTTACTACCGTCAAAAAGGAACCACTACTGAACTAGCGGAAGCGACAGTTGATAACAATGACGGTCAAGAGTATGAGGTTTCCTTTGTCAACACCTTCCATGCAAAAGACATTGCTGGCTACCGTCCAGTCAAGGCTAGCTTGGAAGCAAGGATCCAGCAAAAAGGGGTGAATGAAATCGTCTTTGAATACGAACCAATCGCTGATACAGCCAATCCAACAACTCCGACTCCTCCAGTTGCTCATCCAGAAGATAAAGAAACTGAGATTGGCAATCATGGACCTCTTCCAAGCAAGGCTCAACTCGATTACCACAAGGAAGAATTGGCAGCCTTCATCCACTACGGAATGAACACTTATACCAATTCTGAATGGGGAAATGGGAAAGAAGACCCTCGATACTTCAATCCAACCAACTTGGATACTGACCAGTGGATTCGCACTCTGAAGGAAACGGGCTTCAAACGAACCATTATGGTTGTTAAACACCACGACGGATTCGTTGCTTATCCATCTAAGTACACCAACCATACCGTAGCTGCTAGCCCATGGAAAGATGGTAAGGGTGACCTTCTCGAAGAAGTTTCCAAGTCTGCTAGCAAGTACGACATGAACATGGGTGTTTACCTATCCCCATGGGATGCCAACCATCCTAAATACCATGTCGCAACCGAAAAAGAATACAACCAATACTATCTCAACCAGCTGAAAGAAATCCTTGGTAATCCGAAATACGGTAACAAAGGGAAATTTATCGAAGTTTGGATGGACGGTGCACGTGGTAGCGGTGCCCAAAAAGTAACCTATACCTTTGATGAATGGTTCAAATACATCAAAGAAGCCGAAGGAGATATCGCCATCTTCTCTGCTCAGCCGACAAGCGTTCGCTGGATCGGAAATGAACGGGGAATCGCAGGCGACCCTGTCTGGCATAAAGTTAAACGGGCCAACATCACAGACGATGTGAAAAACGAATACCTCAACCATGGTGACCCTGATGGTGATATGTACTCTGTAGGGGAAGCTGATGTTTCGATCCGCTCGGGCTGGTTCTATCATGACAACCAACAGCCGAAATCACTCAAAGAATTGATGGACATCTACTTCAAGTCTGTTGGTCGTGGAACCCCACTCCTTCTCAATATTCCACCAAATAAAGAAGGAAAATTTGCAGATGCGGATGTGGCTCGCTTGAAGGAATTCAAAGCAACCCTAGACCAAATGTACGCAACTGACTTTGCCAAAGGTGCGACTGTAACAGCAAGTTCTACTCGTCAAAACCACCTTTACAAGGAAAGTCACCTCACAGACGGTACAGATGACACCAGCTGGGCGCTCTCAAATGATGCCACAACCGGTAGCTTTACAGTCGATTTGGGGCAAAAGAGACGATTTGACGTCGTTGAACTCAAGGAAGATATCGCCAAAGGTCAACGTATCTCAGGTTTCAAGATTGAAGTCGAAATCAACGGACGCTGGGTGACATATGGTGAAGGTTCGACCGTTGGTTACCGTCGCTTGATTCAAGGCAAGCCTGTAGAAGCACAAAAAATCCGTGTAACCATCACCGGTGCTCAAGCAACCCCAATCTTAACCAACTTCTCAGTCTACAAGACACCAAGCAGCATTGAAAAGACAGATGGCTACCCTCTTGGACTTGAATACCACTCAAATACAACAGCGGATACAGCCGGAACAACTTGGTACAATGAATCTGAAGGTGTGCGTGGCACTTCTATGTGGACCAATCAAAAAGATGCCAAAGTCAGCTATACCTTCACAGGAACCAAGGCCTATGTCGTCTCTACAGTCGACCCAGGTCATGGAGAAATGTCCGTCTACGTTGATGGCCAAAAAGTTGCGGATGTGCAAACTAAGAACACTAGCCGTAAACGCAGCCAAAAAGTCTTTGAGACAGGCGATTTAGCTCCAGGCCAACACACTATTACCCTTGTTAATAAAACAGGCGAACCAATTGCTACAGAAGGAATCTACACCCTAAACAATGATAGTAAAGGGATGTTTGAACTTGAGTCTACCAACTATGAAGTCGAAAAAGGAAAACCCGTCACTGTTAAGATTAAACGTGTTGGTGGAAGCAAGGGGGCTGCTACTGTGCGCTTCATCACAGAACCTGGAACTGGGGTTCACGGTAAAGTTTACCAAGATACAACTCAAGATGTGACTTTTGAAGATGGAGAAACAGAAAAGACTGTGACCATCCCAACGATTGACTTTACAGAACAGGCCGACTCTGTCTTTGACTTCAAAGCCAAGCTCACTTCTGTTTCTGATGGTGCCTTGCTCGGTTTTGCTACCGATGCAACCATCCAAGTAATGAAAGCCGAATTGCTGATCAAGGATCAAACAAGCTATGATGACCAAGCTAGTCAGTTGGATTACAGTCCTGGCTGGAACCATGAAACCAATTCCGCAGATAAATACCAAAAGACAGAGTCTTGGGCTTCCTTTGGTCGCTTAACTGATGAACAAAAGAAAAAGACAACTGTCACAGCCTACTTCTACGGTACTGGACTTGATATCAAGGGCTATGTTGATCCAAATCATGGTATCTACAAAGTCTTCCTAGATGGCAAAGAAGTTCCTTACCAAGATGGCATGGGAAATGCTTCAACTATTGACGGTAAGAAATACTTTAGTGGTCACGCTGCCCAACGCCAAGGCAATCAAACTCTGGTTAGCCTAAAAGGTCTGGACGAAAACTTGCACGCAGTCACTCTTCAACTCGATCCTGATCGAAACGATTTGTCTCGAAATATTGGTATCCAGGTAGACCAATTCATCACTCGTGGCGAAGGCAGTGAACTCTACAGTAAGGCAGATATCATCCAGTCTATCTCTAAATGGAAAGACGATCTGTCAAACTTTGATCCAGCAGGTTTGAAAAATACGGCTACTGCACGTCAAGCTTTCCAAGCAAATCTAGAAAAATTGAGAAACCAACTCAGTACCGAAGCTGTGGATGTTCAAGAAGTCATGTTGACTGTCAGCGCCTTACAAGATATCCTGTCCAAGGACGAGAACTATCAAAGAGGCCAAGAGGAACCGACTCCAGATCAACCTGAACAGCCTGAAGAACCTTCTAAACCTGAGCAACCAGCTGAACCAAAACAACCGGAAATTGAGTATGATAAGGCTATGGACAGCTTGACAAAAGCTATCGAGAAAAAAGTCGCTGAGCTTGGATCCAACAAGGAAGCTAAGAAGAAATTATTAGAAATTGCTGACCAAGCCATTGCTGCCATCCAAGAAGCTAAAACTCAGGAAGCAGTCAATCAAGCGCTAGAAACTGCTCTCGAACAAATCAACAAACTCGAAGCGGCTCAGCCTGAGAAACCTGCTCAACCTGAGAAACCAGCTCAGCCTGAAAAACCAACTCAACCGGAAACTCCGGCTCAGCCTGAGAAACCGACTCAACCGGAAACTCCAGCTCAGCCTGAAAAGCCGACTCAACCTGAGAATCCAGTTCAACCGGAAAAACCGGCTCAGCCTGAAAAGCCAGCGCAACCGGAACAACCAACTCAACCTGAGAATCCAGTTCAACCAGAAAAACCGGCTCAGCCTGAAAAACCGGCTCAACCTGAGAAACCTGCTCAACCTGAACAACCGGCTCAGCCTGAAACTCCGGCTCAGCCTGAAAAGCCAGTTCAACCGGAAAAACCGGCGCAACCGGAAAAACCAACTCAACCTGAGAATCCAGTTCAACCGGAAAAACCTGCTCAACCTGAAAAACCAGCGCAACCGGAAAAACCTGCTCAGCCTGAAAAGCCGACTCAACCTGAGAAACCGGCGCAACCGGAAAAACCTGCTCAACCGGAAAAACCGACTCAACCGGAAAAACCTGCTCAACCTGAGAAACCGACTCAACCGGAAACTCCAGCTCAACCAGAAAAACCAATTACTTCTTCAAGTCCTGAAGAAGGGGTTAAAGACCTTGTCTTTACACTTCCAAGCTTGGAAATCGTCAATAAGATCGTACCGTTCAAGACGATTCGTCGCGAAAACCCACAATTAGACAAAGGAAAAGAGCAAGTTCTATCAGAAGGAAAAGACGGTCTCTTAGTCGAGTATGTTGAAGTGGACGGTGACAATCGCAAGGTTCTCCAAACAGAAGCAACTCCAGCTCAAGATCGAGTGATTGAGGTAGGTAGCAAACAAAGCTCAGTTGGAACAGAAGCGCCACCAGTTGTGACTCTTCCTGAGTATGTTCTACCAAGAGAGACTGAAAAACCTGCGCCAGCCGTAACAGATAACTCATCAGCAAAAGATGAAAAAGCTCCTGTTACAGCTACAGTCAAAGAAGACAAGGAAAGACTACTCCCTGCAACTGGGGAACAAGAAGCAAGTGCCTTCCTCTTCTTGGCAGCCATTACTTCTATCTTGTCTCTCCTCATCTTCCAAAAGAATTTCAAAGACTAA
- a CDS encoding DUF5960 family protein has product MTRKELYENKLQMDYFSDSYIRFEEDFQKYSAMNVPLTFLIDDILRTMAMNQKNYFVLNKENAKDGREHRFCFRVVTEKESPRNRTYAYAGLKNSSQ; this is encoded by the coding sequence ATGACTAGAAAAGAGTTGTATGAAAACAAACTGCAGATGGATTATTTTTCAGATAGTTATATCCGCTTTGAAGAGGATTTTCAAAAATACTCTGCTATGAATGTTCCCTTGACTTTTTTGATCGATGACATCCTACGCACTATGGCGATGAATCAGAAGAACTACTTTGTTTTAAACAAGGAAAATGCCAAGGATGGGCGGGAGCATCGCTTTTGTTTTAGGGTGGTGACGGAAAAAGAGTCTCCTAGAAATCGAACCTATGCATACGCTGGACTCAAAAATAGTAGTCAGTGA